The following coding sequences are from one Mycolicibacterium aichiense window:
- a CDS encoding enoyl-CoA hydratase, translated as MTTIDAYTGVPELTVSLERGVLSVTLNRPDSLNSLNAIMLRTLADVLEHAADDAAVRAVRLGGAGRGFSSGAGISAEDQSERRPDTPDEVLQEANRAVRAIVNLPKPVVSVVHGPAAGVGVSLALACDIVLASEKAFFLLAFTKIGLMPDGGASALVAASIGRARAMKMALLAERISAADAFDFGLVSEVYPADELEAGVAAVLDKLVSGPAIALRKTKQAINAATLTELEPAIGRESEGQLVLLGSKDFREGTRAFQEHRSPTFTDD; from the coding sequence ATGACGACCATCGACGCTTACACCGGAGTCCCGGAACTGACCGTGTCACTCGAGCGCGGAGTGCTGTCGGTGACGCTGAACCGGCCGGACAGCCTGAACTCCTTGAACGCGATCATGCTGCGCACGCTCGCCGACGTCCTCGAACATGCGGCTGACGACGCGGCCGTCCGGGCCGTGCGGCTCGGCGGGGCCGGGCGGGGGTTCAGCTCCGGTGCGGGCATCAGCGCCGAGGATCAGTCCGAGCGCCGCCCGGACACCCCGGATGAGGTGTTGCAGGAGGCGAACCGCGCGGTGCGGGCGATCGTAAACCTGCCCAAGCCGGTGGTGTCGGTGGTGCATGGACCGGCGGCCGGGGTCGGGGTGTCGTTGGCGCTGGCCTGCGACATCGTATTGGCCTCGGAGAAGGCGTTTTTCCTGCTGGCGTTCACCAAGATCGGTTTGATGCCCGACGGCGGTGCTTCGGCGTTGGTGGCTGCCTCGATCGGACGGGCCCGCGCCATGAAGATGGCGCTTCTGGCCGAACGCATTTCGGCAGCCGACGCGTTCGACTTCGGTCTGGTCAGCGAGGTCTATCCCGCCGATGAACTGGAGGCCGGCGTGGCCGCAGTGCTCGACAAGCTGGTGTCCGGTCCCGCGATCGCGCTGCGCAAGACCAAGCAGGCGATCAACGCCGCGACGCTCACCGAACTCGAACCGGCGATCGGCCGGGAAAGCGAAGGCCAGCTGGTTCTGTTGGGCTCCAAGGACTTCCGCGAGGGAACCCGGGCATTCCAGGAACACCGCTCGCCCACGTTCACCGACGACTAG
- a CDS encoding NAD-dependent deacylase — protein MRIAVLSGAGISAESGVPTFRDDKTGLWAKYDPYELSSTDGWQNHPERVWAWYLWRHHLVQQVEPNDGHRAVAAWRDYAEVSVITQNVDNLHERAGSNPVHHLHGSLFEFWCDTCGSRYHGQLPDMPEPELEKMPPQCECGGLVRPGIVWFGEQLPDEPWQAAVEAVATSDVLVVVGTSGIVYPAAGLPDVALARGAVVVEVNPEPTPLSANATLTIRESASTALPTLLQQLPELLTN, from the coding sequence GTGCGTATCGCGGTACTGAGCGGGGCGGGGATCTCCGCCGAGAGCGGCGTGCCGACGTTCCGCGACGACAAGACCGGTTTGTGGGCGAAATACGACCCCTACGAATTGTCGAGCACAGACGGGTGGCAGAACCACCCCGAACGGGTGTGGGCCTGGTATCTGTGGCGGCATCACCTCGTGCAGCAGGTCGAGCCGAACGACGGGCACCGCGCGGTGGCGGCCTGGCGGGACTACGCCGAGGTTTCGGTGATCACCCAAAATGTCGACAATCTGCACGAACGGGCGGGCAGCAACCCGGTCCACCACCTGCACGGCAGCCTGTTCGAGTTCTGGTGCGACACCTGCGGTTCGCGCTACCACGGTCAACTGCCGGACATGCCGGAGCCTGAGCTGGAGAAGATGCCGCCGCAGTGCGAATGCGGCGGACTGGTCCGTCCCGGGATCGTCTGGTTCGGCGAACAGCTGCCCGACGAGCCGTGGCAGGCCGCCGTCGAAGCGGTGGCGACCTCCGACGTCCTGGTGGTGGTGGGCACATCCGGGATCGTCTATCCGGCGGCCGGCCTTCCGGATGTGGCGTTGGCCCGCGGAGCCGTCGTCGTGGAAGTCAATCCCGAGCCGACTCCGCTGTCGGCGAATGCGACGCTCACCATCCGCGAGTCGGCCAGCACCGCGCTGCCGACCCTGCTGCAGCAGTTGCCCGAACTGTTGACGAACTAG
- a CDS encoding class I SAM-dependent methyltransferase, protein MSQQTVDNPFFARFWTMLSAHESEAMRRLRRENLAGLHGRVLEVGAGTGTNFEFYPDTVTEVVALEPETRLAPLAERAAAAARIPVTVIESTVETMPATEPFDAVVCSLVLCSVADPDGVLRQLKSVLKPGGELRYFEHIAEGGWRGQVQRVADATIWPRFAGNCHTHRDTERAISGAGFVIATARREAQFPAWVPLPVHEVALGRATKN, encoded by the coding sequence ATGTCACAGCAGACCGTGGACAACCCGTTCTTCGCCCGCTTCTGGACGATGTTGTCCGCTCATGAGTCCGAGGCCATGCGCAGGCTCCGCCGCGAGAATCTCGCCGGGCTGCATGGGCGTGTCCTCGAGGTCGGGGCGGGCACCGGAACCAACTTCGAGTTCTATCCCGACACGGTGACCGAGGTGGTCGCCCTCGAGCCGGAGACCCGCCTCGCACCGTTGGCCGAACGCGCCGCCGCGGCGGCCCGCATTCCGGTCACCGTGATCGAGTCGACCGTCGAGACCATGCCCGCGACCGAACCGTTCGATGCGGTGGTGTGCTCACTGGTGCTGTGCTCGGTCGCCGACCCCGACGGGGTGCTGCGGCAGCTCAAGTCCGTGCTGAAGCCGGGCGGCGAGCTGCGCTACTTCGAGCACATCGCCGAAGGCGGATGGCGCGGTCAAGTGCAGCGGGTGGCCGACGCCACGATCTGGCCGCGGTTCGCAGGCAACTGCCACACGCACCGCGACACCGAGCGCGCGATCTCCGGGGCCGGGTTCGTCATCGCGACCGCGCGCCGCGAGGCGCAGTTCCCGGCATGGGTGCCACTGCCGGTACACGAGGTCGCACTGGGCCGGGCGACGAAGAACTAG
- a CDS encoding GntR family transcriptional regulator produces MSDLGVWLRVDGQATRPLFDQLRTQLIEGIRDGRLSPGTRLPTVRELAGQLNLAVNTVARAYRELETAGIVETRGRFGTFVARADPADAAMAAAANAYVEAARALGLGKQEALQYLDKAFG; encoded by the coding sequence GTGTCGGATTTGGGGGTCTGGTTACGCGTCGACGGTCAGGCCACGCGTCCGCTGTTTGATCAGCTCAGAACACAGCTCATCGAGGGGATCCGGGACGGGCGCCTTTCGCCCGGCACCAGGCTGCCGACGGTGCGCGAACTGGCCGGTCAGCTGAATCTGGCCGTCAACACCGTCGCGCGGGCCTACCGGGAACTGGAAACCGCGGGCATCGTCGAAACCCGTGGCCGCTTCGGAACTTTTGTGGCCCGCGCCGATCCCGCCGACGCCGCGATGGCCGCGGCGGCCAATGCCTACGTCGAAGCCGCGCGTGCGCTGGGACTGGGCAAGCAGGAGGCGCTGCAATATCTGGACAAGGCGTTCGGCTGA
- a CDS encoding CaiB/BaiF CoA transferase family protein, with the protein MAGPLHGLRVIELAGIGPGPHAAMILGDLGADVVRIDRLGKGTGTPSNDYLLRNRRSVGANLKDPNDRDMVLGLIAKADVLIEGFRPGVTERLGLGPEDCAKVNERLIYGRMTGWGQDGPRSQQAGHDINYISLNGLLHAVGRVNERPVPPLNLAGDFGGGSMFLLVGILSALWERERSGKGQVIDAAMVDGSSVLAQMMWAFRHMGMWSDERGTNMLDTGAPYYDTYECSDGRYVAVGAIEPQFYAELIEKLGLTDADLPDQNDITRWPELRAVLTDTFGKHDRDHWATVFAGSDACCTPVLSFAEVDTEPHNTERNTFYAEAGSTFPAPAPRFSRTALDTPAAPGVPGADNEAVLRDWV; encoded by the coding sequence ATGGCCGGACCACTGCACGGTTTGCGAGTCATCGAATTGGCAGGCATCGGACCCGGTCCGCATGCCGCGATGATCCTCGGTGACCTGGGCGCGGACGTCGTCCGCATCGACCGGCTCGGCAAGGGCACCGGCACCCCCAGCAACGACTACCTGCTGCGCAATCGTCGCTCGGTCGGCGCCAACCTCAAGGACCCGAACGACCGCGACATGGTCCTGGGTCTGATCGCCAAGGCCGACGTCCTCATCGAGGGATTCCGTCCCGGCGTCACCGAACGCCTCGGGCTCGGACCGGAGGACTGCGCCAAGGTCAACGAGCGCCTGATCTACGGCCGCATGACCGGGTGGGGTCAGGACGGGCCGCGCAGTCAGCAGGCCGGCCACGACATCAACTACATCTCGCTCAACGGCTTGCTGCACGCCGTCGGGCGGGTCAACGAACGTCCCGTCCCGCCGCTGAACCTGGCCGGTGACTTCGGCGGCGGCTCGATGTTCCTGCTGGTCGGCATCCTGTCCGCGTTGTGGGAGCGCGAGCGCTCCGGCAAGGGGCAGGTCATCGACGCCGCGATGGTCGACGGCTCCAGCGTGCTGGCCCAGATGATGTGGGCGTTCCGCCACATGGGCATGTGGAGCGACGAGCGCGGCACCAACATGCTCGACACCGGTGCGCCCTACTACGACACCTACGAGTGCTCCGACGGACGGTACGTCGCGGTCGGCGCGATCGAACCGCAGTTCTACGCCGAACTGATCGAGAAGCTCGGGCTCACCGACGCCGACCTGCCCGACCAGAACGACATCACCCGCTGGCCGGAACTGCGCGCGGTGCTCACGGACACCTTCGGCAAGCACGACCGCGACCACTGGGCCACGGTGTTCGCCGGCAGCGACGCCTGCTGCACGCCTGTGCTGTCGTTCGCCGAGGTCGACACCGAACCGCACAACACCGAGCGCAACACCTTCTACGCCGAGGCGGGCTCGACGTTCCCCGCTCCCGCCCCCCGGTTCTCCCGGACCGCGCTCGACACCCCGGCCGCACCCGGCGTACCGGGAGCCGACAACGAGGCCGTCCTGCGCGACTGGGTATAG
- a CDS encoding 3-hydroxyacyl-CoA dehydrogenase, whose protein sequence is MEIKDAVAVVTGGASGLGLATTKRLLDAGASVVVIDLKGDDVVAELGERAKFVAANVTDEEAVSKALDIAESLGPVRINVNCAGIGNAIKTLGKDGPFPLDGFKKVVEVNLIGTFNVLRLAAERIAKTEPLKGEERGVIINTASVAAFDGQIGQAAYSASKGGVVGMTLPIARDLSRSLIRVCTIAPGLFKTPLLGSLPEEAQRSLGQQVPHPARLGDPDEYGALAVHIVENPMLNGEVIRLDGAIRMAPR, encoded by the coding sequence GTGGAGATCAAGGACGCCGTAGCCGTCGTCACCGGCGGAGCCTCAGGTCTGGGCCTGGCCACCACCAAGCGGCTGCTCGACGCGGGCGCCTCGGTGGTCGTCATCGACCTCAAGGGTGACGACGTCGTCGCCGAGCTGGGGGAGCGCGCCAAGTTCGTCGCCGCCAATGTCACCGACGAAGAGGCCGTCAGCAAGGCGCTCGACATCGCCGAGTCGCTCGGCCCGGTCCGCATCAACGTCAACTGCGCGGGCATCGGCAACGCCATCAAGACCCTGGGCAAGGACGGTCCGTTCCCGCTGGACGGCTTCAAGAAGGTCGTCGAGGTCAACCTGATCGGCACGTTCAACGTGCTGCGCCTGGCCGCCGAGCGGATCGCCAAGACCGAACCGCTGAAGGGCGAGGAGCGCGGCGTCATCATCAACACCGCCTCGGTCGCGGCCTTCGACGGCCAGATCGGGCAGGCCGCCTACTCGGCGTCCAAGGGTGGCGTGGTCGGCATGACCCTGCCGATCGCGCGCGACCTCTCGCGCAGCCTGATCCGGGTGTGCACCATCGCCCCCGGCCTGTTCAAGACCCCGCTGCTGGGTTCGCTGCCCGAAGAGGCGCAGCGCTCGCTCGGCCAGCAGGTGCCGCACCCGGCTCGCCTCGGTGACCCCGACGAGTACGGCGCACTGGCCGTGCACATCGTGGAGAACCCGATGCTCAACGGTGAAGTGATCCGCCTGGACGGCGCGATCCGGATGGCTCCGAGGTAG
- a CDS encoding NAD(P)H-dependent flavin oxidoreductase: MAIKTKFTETFGVEHPIAQGGMQWVGRAELVAAVANAGGLGFITALTQPTPADLANEIARTRDMTDKPFGVNLTILPAINPPPYDEYRQVIVDAGIKIVETAGSNPAPHLPMFHDNGIKVLHKCTSVRHAVKAQSLGVDGISIDGFECAGHPGEDDVPGLVLIPAAAEKIEIPMIASGGFADSRGLVAALALGADGINMGSRFMCTVESCIHQNVKEAIVAGDERGTELIFRSLHNTARVASNVVSREVVEILKGGGQFEDVKDLVAGVRGRKVFDDGDIDAGIWTVGTAMGLINDIPTCAELISRIVSEAEEIIGGRLAGMIDSQDAKVPA, from the coding sequence ATGGCCATCAAGACGAAGTTCACCGAGACCTTCGGGGTCGAGCACCCGATCGCCCAGGGTGGCATGCAGTGGGTCGGTCGCGCGGAACTGGTTGCCGCCGTTGCCAATGCGGGCGGGCTCGGTTTCATCACCGCGCTCACCCAGCCGACCCCGGCGGATCTGGCCAACGAGATCGCCCGCACCCGGGACATGACCGACAAGCCGTTCGGGGTGAACCTGACGATCCTGCCGGCCATCAACCCGCCGCCGTACGACGAGTACCGCCAGGTGATCGTCGACGCGGGCATCAAGATCGTCGAGACCGCCGGGTCCAACCCGGCACCGCACCTGCCGATGTTCCACGACAACGGCATCAAGGTGCTGCACAAGTGCACCTCGGTGCGGCACGCGGTCAAGGCCCAGAGCCTGGGGGTCGACGGCATCAGCATCGACGGGTTCGAGTGCGCCGGACATCCCGGTGAGGACGACGTCCCGGGCCTGGTGTTGATCCCGGCCGCCGCCGAGAAGATCGAGATCCCGATGATCGCCTCGGGCGGATTCGCCGATTCCCGCGGCCTGGTGGCCGCGCTGGCACTCGGTGCCGACGGCATCAACATGGGCTCGCGGTTCATGTGCACGGTCGAGTCCTGCATCCACCAGAACGTCAAGGAAGCGATCGTGGCCGGCGACGAGCGCGGCACCGAGCTGATCTTCCGCAGCCTGCACAACACCGCCCGGGTGGCCTCCAACGTCGTCTCGCGTGAGGTCGTGGAGATCCTCAAGGGCGGCGGGCAGTTCGAGGACGTCAAGGATCTGGTGGCCGGCGTGCGCGGCCGCAAGGTGTTCGACGACGGTGACATCGATGCCGGCATCTGGACCGTCGGCACCGCGATGGGCTTGATCAACGACATCCCGACCTGTGCCGAGCTGATCTCCCGGATCGTCTCCGAAGCCGAGGAGATCATCGGCGGACGGCTGGCGGGCATGATCGACAGCCAAGACGCAAAAGTGCCCGCCTGA